The following are from one region of the Gossypium hirsutum isolate 1008001.06 chromosome D03, Gossypium_hirsutum_v2.1, whole genome shotgun sequence genome:
- the LOC107950442 gene encoding haloacid dehalogenase-like hydrolase domain-containing protein At4g39970 — MASHSTLFISPQNLSSNFSSLFYYSPQSLTFRTKKSSSLSLTTTKPRRLSLSVSASHSLQALIFDCDGVILESEHLHREAYNDAFAYFNVRCPSSSQPLNWDLQFYDVLQNLIGGGKPKMRWYFKEHGWPSSTIFETPPESDEERAKLIDTLQDWKTERYKEIIKSGTVEPRPGVLRLMDEAKAAGKMLAVCSAATKSSVVLCLENLIGMERFKGLDCFLAGDDVKEKKPDPLIYLTAAKRLGVSEKDCLVVEDSVIGLQAATKAGMSCVITYTSSTADQDFKDSIAIYPDLSNVRLSDLELLLQNKIAAS; from the exons ATGGCTTCTCACTCCACACTCTTTATCTCTCCTCAGAACCTCTCCTCCAACTTCTCTTCTCTCTTTTATTACTCACCACAGTCCCTCACTTTCAGAACCAAAAAGTCTTCCTCCCTTTCCTTAACCACCACAAAGCCCCGACGACTCTCCCTCTCTGTCTCAGCTTCCCATTCCCTTCAAGCTCTCATTTTCGACTGCGATGGTGTCATTCTAGAATCCGAGCACTTGCACCGCGAAGCTTACAACGACGCTTTCGCTTACTTCAATGTTCGTTGCCCTTCTTCTTCACAGCCCCTTAATTGGGACCTTCAATTTTATGATGTGCTCCAGAACCTGATTGGTGGTGGCAAACCCAAGATGAGAtg GTACTTCAAGGAACATGGATGGCCATCATCTACCATATTTGAGACGCCTCCTGAGAGTGATGAGGAACGAGCTAAGTTAATTGACACTCTTCag GATTGGAAGACTGAAAGGTACAAAGAAATAATCAAATCTGGAACT GTGGAACCTAGACCTGGAGTTTTAAGATTGATGGATGAGGCCAAGGCAGCT GGGAAAATGCTAGCTGTTTGCTCTGCAGCAACTAAAAGTTCAGTTGTACTCTGTCTTGAGAACCTTATTGGAATG GAGCGATTTAAGGGGCTTGATTGCTTCCTTGCAG GAGATGATGTGAAGGAAAAGAAGCCAGACCCATTGATATATCTGACAGCTGCCAAG AGATTAGGTGTGTCAGAGAAAGATTGCTTGGTGGTAGAAGATAGTGTGATTGGGCTTCAG GCAGCAACTAAAGCTGGGATGTCATGTGTGATTACCTATACTTCTTCAACTGCTGACCAG GATTTTAAAGATTCTATAGCAATTTACCCTGATTTGAGTAACGTGAG ATTGAGTGACTTGGAGTTATTGCTCCAAAATAAGATTGCTGCTAGCTAA
- the LOC107950443 gene encoding mediator of RNA polymerase II transcription subunit 18 produces MECVVQGIIETQYVEALEILLQGLCGVNRERLRVHEICLKSGPNLGFVTSEVRLLCDLEQSEPTWTVKHVGGAMRGAGAEQISVLVRSMVESKASKNVLRLFYSLGYKLDHELLRVGFTFHFERVAQITVTVSSVNKMLKLHATDEAVPVTPGIQMVEVTAPATSENYNEVVASVSSFCEYLAPLLHLSKPGVSTGVVPTAAAAAASLMSDGGGTTL; encoded by the exons ATGGAGTGCGTAGTTCAAGGAATTATAGAGACACAG TATGTTGAGGCACTTGAAATTCTACTTCAAGGTCTTTGCGGTGTAAATAGAGAACGCTTGAGGGTacatgaaatttgccttaaaagtGGTCCAAATCTTG GATTTGTTACTTCCGAGGTCAGATTATTGTGTGATCTTGAACAGTCCGAGCCTACTTG GACTGTGAAACATGTTGGGGGTGCAATGAGGGGTGCTGGAGCAGAGCAAATCTCTGTGCTGGTTAGAAGTATGGTAGAAAGCAAAGCCAGCAAGAACGTGCTTCGATTATTTTATTCGCTTGGATATAAGTTGGATCATGAGTTGTTGAGAGTGGGATTCACCTTTCATTTCGAAAGGGTTGCTCAGATAACCGTGACTGTCTCATCGGTTAATAAGATGCTGAAACTGCACGCAACGGATGAGGCTGTCCCGGTAACACCTGGTATACAGATGGTTGAAGTGACCGCGCCTGCAACATCGGAAAATTATAATGAAGTCGTTGCTTCTGTGTCTTCTTTTTGTGAATATCTTGCACC GCTGCTGCATTTGTCAAAGCCAGGCGTTTCAACCGGGGTTGTCCCGACAGCTGCTGCGGCTGCCGCTTCTCTTATGTCAGATGGTGGAGGCACAACTTTGTAA
- the LOC107950897 gene encoding EPIDERMAL PATTERNING FACTOR-like protein 1, giving the protein MTSLVSPLLNTFTFLLALSFLLSSPTSSLVQGLYFEDKTRLGSTPPSCHNRCNGCHPCKAVQVPTTPLLSHNHQFQPPGSSKAITNPMEVFYPSSGSQYSNYKPLGWKCHCDDHFYNP; this is encoded by the exons ATGACCTCACTTGTTTCTCCCCTCCTTAACACCTTCACATTTCTTTTGGccctttcctttcttctttcctCTCCAACCTCTTCCCTTGTTCAG GGTTTATATTTTGAAGACAAAACAAGGTTGGGATCAACTCCTCCAAGCTGCCACAACAGATGTAATGGATGCCACCCTTGCAAGGCAGTTCAAGTACCTACTACACCATTACTTAGCCATAACCACCAATTTCAACCACCTGGTTCGAGCAAAGCAATCACTAATCCCATGGAGGTTTTTTACCCATCATCAGGCAGTCAATACTCTAATTACAAGCCCCTTGGTTGGAAATGCCACTGTGATGATCACTTTTACAACCCTTGA